A DNA window from Euwallacea fornicatus isolate EFF26 chromosome 17, ASM4011564v1, whole genome shotgun sequence contains the following coding sequences:
- the LOC136344368 gene encoding NFX1-type zinc finger-containing protein 1-like isoform X2: MSSNNRLPRRRFSTNDPRDANSHSKNKSRGSLGNYRKRNQNAPEDGGGHHIGNGRGSGFRRGHAHRGITNQPRGSFSSSQPRPEKKISFMYFKNLTENLDTQNVMLELSNPKNGFATLLESNSLSNDFIVLLVKLMKRICECTFVENKTALLTTVLESNFMNKLTVYITGLTIQNGEDKRKNQLFWDDSDEFWDNLLTFSRKVQEVIPTYCSAIEQLLSVLSMCFERIEKRHSVHISDDIKNRTKDLLFIVEKTIEELSFKKVQAEIERKEPEPPNNYREIDIIPNAEEVVTTESPFLRENIIDRAFDSVDHYLDIQFRLLREDFVAPLRRGITTYLSNQYKPKNDQKKLEDVRIYQHVRFVTVETVNECDCYKLQFTNGHKKHKINYEKSKRFLFGSLICLTMDKFQTLLFGKIVNRDVNLLNKGQVVIGFQEKVQINFNIDYIMVESSVYFEPYYQVLGVLQKLNADNFPMEKYIIRVETDSCPPKYLTKREVPIRYTFERTVFNPLNFPESLNLNLNESQMRAYKAALSNEFCIIQGPPGTGKTFLGLKIVHTLLKNKTMWWKNSPILVICFTNHALDQFLEGLLSVTNEVIRVGGQSKNEVLKDFNLKSKRRGHKHHTIYQMSYQVKMCHQNLRDISELYGHIESCNRILDFSCFAPLIENYEQSWFANASKKEILRWLVNKKEFEHWEVQNQDFTEEPEPITSVAEFLADNPKSNEENNEDVDEEIFGGLKTGNYGESLLTLQMMSEYLNKLRTELSLIKEELEKPENEANWNITITCETLQVNIWETETNLEYLTHQLQLYQDVKNRTKPKHVDMQNPFRMSYPDRWQLYFYWTHLYAQDLRQKHHETSLQFQQLYRVYSEMRDMEDTQIMSNSLVLGMTTTGAARLRSSLQALKSPIVIVEEAAEVLESHIVAALTNNCQHLILIGDHLQLKPGAADYRIETKYKLGVSLFERMVRNNIQCYTLDVQHRMRPEISQLVKPHIYPNLKDHESTLQRPHILGISKCLYFIDHQESEEICPDEGKKNVHESTFLIALARHLILNGYKPEQITILCAYLAQFYEMLSERNQTKNKLLLKDVRISVLDNYQGEESDIILLSLVRSNNENKAGFLRIQNRVCVALSRARDGMYIMGNMSVLLASKSENEIWQKINEVLKKQLAIGSKLTLRCQVHNYRYTEVSKANDFYKLIEGGCDSLCEADLACEHVCKRLCHIQDRDHSAYNCLEKCNRNLCNTLSHLCQKHCYEECGPCMYIVPRALIDSCGHIVEIPCYIDPSTYKCLKEVLTKLPCGHETNKPCSVDPFRFTCPFPCDVRVEPCGHACIRKCHVRWDPDHLEYKCMEPCARPRVGCCQIDNPHTCTKLCYQECEECMIKIKKHRSCGHVFQTPCCIDVETVDCQKPCKRILPCGHVCTRKCSLSCSCDKMVEKVIDVCQHTVKIKCSDVAVRAHCKSKFCPRLLSCGHKCLNACKDPCTEICKTIVDCNIPSPCGHYVKKIPCYLTKNTNDDILLKACTEPCFTVLKCKHPCTGTCGKCRQSRLHKRCTEKCGVPLVCNHECAIPCREACKPCTRQCEIRCPHSKCSKQCGAPCTPCSAPCSRKCEHQRCQKACGEICNVKPCTEKCKKLLKCKHPCVGFCGDPCPHLCRECDKDELTETFFGTEDEEDATFVLLADCKHVLEHSGLETWLDQNSDRIQFKTCPKCKQVINSTQRYSEYIKQACQDVMNAKMESYGNKDENEALRKKLEGEVLLLKSKHEYCSLSESMKLMQRFPKRKIEINDVLQMLETRLQRVRNKRAQHFNKMELNAIQVKIQTFSYIIQCFRDDTEPVLNKFKPGNESISQVQFLIKILLNNDDHITDQEIEDLQIEIKRLFRIVQFERLKMILQPDPLNKYAISAVYINSKIVQQRDNIQQKLFAPMRYSDFLDETIKNDLQNFATITNGATVISEIETMDIVRAIGLSKGHWFKCPNGHPYVIGECGGAMQTSKCFCGAAIGGANHRLLPTNEFAGEIDGATRHAFIGPLH, encoded by the exons ATGTCGAGCAACAATCGACTCCCCAGGAGGCGGTTCTCCACGAACGATCCCCGTGATGCTAACAGCcactcaaaaaataaatcaagagGGAGTTTAGGAAACTACAGAAAGAGAAACCAGAATGCTCCTGAAGATGGTG GTGGCCATCACATCGGCAATGGCAGAGGCTCAGGGTTTCGCCGTGGTCATGCCCATAGAGGTATTACTAACCAACCGAGAGGCTCTTTCTCTTCTTCACAACCTAGgccagagaaaaaaattagttttatgtaCTTTAAAAATCTAACAGAAAATTTAGATACTCAAAATGTCATGTTGGAACTCTCCAATCCGAAAAACGGCTTTGCCACACTGCTGGAATCGAACAGTCTCAGTAACGATTTCATCGTCTTATTGGTGAAGCTTATGAAACGCATATGCGAGTGCACTTTCGTAGAAAACAAAACGGCGCTTTTGACTACCGTTTTAGAGAGCAACTTCATGAATAAGCTGACAGTGTACATTACAGGACTCACCATTCAG AATGGAgaagataaaagaaaaaaccaaTTGTTCTGGGACGACTCGGACGAGTTCTGGGACAACCTGCTGACCTTTTCGAGGAAGGTGCAGGAAGTGATTCCTACCTACTGCAGTGCCATAGAACAATTGTTGAGCGTGCTCTCCATGTGCTTCGAACGCATTGAAAAGCGTCACAGTGTCCATATTTCCGACGACATCAAAAATCGAACCAAAGATTTACTCTTTATTGTTGAGAAAACCATAGAGGAATTGTCATTCAAGAAGGTGCAAGCCGAGATTGAGAGAAAGGAACCGGAACCGCCAAACAATTATCGGGAAATTGACATCATTCCTAATGCCGAGGAAGTGGTCACCACTGAGTCTCCTTTTTTGAGAGAAAACATTATTGACAGAGCGTTCGACAGTGTCGATCACTATCTGGATATCCAATTCAG ACTTCTAAGAGAAGATTTCGTGGCTCCTCTACGTCGAGGTATAACCACCTATTTGTCCAACCAATACAAACCTAAAAATGatcagaaaaaattagaagatgTGAGAATTTATCAGCATGTTAGGTTCGTTACCGTCGAAACCGTTAACGAATGTGACTGttacaaattgcaatttaCCAATGGCCACAAGAAACACAAAATTAACTACGAGAAATCGAAGCGATTTTTGTTCGGTAGTCTCATTTGCCTGACAATGGACAAGTTTCAAACTTTACTCTTcggaaaaattgtaaacagGGACGTGAATCTGCTTAACAAAGGGCAGGTTGTTATTGGTTTTCAGGAGAAAGTTCAG aTTAATTTCAATATCGACTATATCATGGTGGAGTCGAGCGTTTACTTCGAGCCCTACTACCAAGTACTCGGAGTTCTCCAGAAACTGAACGCAGATAATTTCCCGatggaaaaatacattattagAGTGGAAACCGACTCCTGTCCTCCTAAATATTTAACCAAACGAGAAGTGCCTATTAGGTACACTTTTGAAAGAACCGTATTCAATCCCTTAAATTTCCCGGAAagtctaaatttgaatctcaaCGAATCCCAAATGAGGGCGTACAAGGCCGCTTTGTCGAATGAATTCTGCATTATTCAAGGACCTCCTGGTACTGGAAAGACATTTTTGG gtttaaaaattgttcacactcttttaaaaaataaaactatgtGGTGGAAGAATTCTCCAATATTGGTTATCTGTTTCACCAACCACGCTCTTGACCAGTTCCTAGAAGGTCTACTTTCAGTCACCAATGAGGTGATTCGAGTTGGGGGACAGTCTAAAAATGAAGTTCTGAAGGATTTCAACTTGAAGTCAAAGAGGCGTGGGCACAAGCACCATACGATATACCAAATGAGTTATCAGGTTAAAATGTGCCACCAAAACCTACGCGATATAAGCGAACTATACGGACATATTGAAAGCTGCAATCGTATACTTGATTTTTCCTGTTTCGCCCCACTGATAGAAAACTATGAGCAATCATGGTTTGCCAACGCTtcgaaaaaagaaattcttcgCTGGCTGGTGAACAAGAAAGAGTTTGAGCATTGGGAAGTTCAAAACCAAGATTTCACCGAAGAACCAGAACCAATCACGTCTGTCGCTGAATTTTTAGCAGATAATCCTAAatcaaatgaagaaaataatgagGATGTAGATGAAGAAATTTTTGGCGGATTAAAAACGGGGAACTACGGCGAATCTCTGTTAACCTTACAAATGATGtcggaatatttaaataaattaaggaCAGAGTTGAGTTTAATCAAAGAAGAATTAGAAAAACCGGAAAATGAGGCAAATTGGAATATAACGATTACTTGTGAAACTTTGCAAGTGAATATTTGGGAAACTGAGACGAACTTGGAATATCTGACA CATCAGTTACAACTGTACCAAGACGTGAAGAACCGAACGAAACCAAAACATGTCGATATGCAAAACCCATTTAGGATGTCTTATCCAGATCGGTGgcaattgtatttttattggacGCATTTGTACGCACAAGATTTAAG GCAAAAGCACCATGAAACTAGTCTACAATTTCAGCAGTTGTATCGCGTCTACAGTGAAATGCGAGATATGGAAGACACGCAAATTATGAGCAACAGTTTGGTGCTGGGAATGACTACAACTGGAGCGGCTCGGTTACGGTCCTCCCTGCAG GCCCTTAAAAGTCCCATTGTGATTGTGGAAGAAGCCGCCGAAGTCCTGGAATCCCACATTGTGGCGGCTTTGACTAATAATTGTCAACATCTCATTCTAATCGGTGATCATCTGCAGTTAAAGCCCGGAGCTGCTGATTATCGGATAGAGACTAAATATAAACTTG GTGTGAGCTTATTTGAAAGAATGGTGAGAAACAATATTCAATGTTACACCCTTGACGTCCAACACCGCATGCGTCCCGAAATATCACAACTGGTCAAACCCCACATTTATCCCAACTTAAAAGACCACGAAAGCACTTTGCAAAGACCACATATACTTg GAATAAGTAAATGTCTCTATTTCATCGATCATCAAGAGTCAGAAGAAATTTGTCCAGACGAAGGCAAGAAAAATGTGCATGAATCCACGTTTTTGATCGCCCTGGCAAGGCACCTGATTTTGAATGGTTACAAACCGGAACAAATAACCATTTTATGTGCGTATTTGGCGCAATTTTACGAAATGCTGAGCGAAAGAAACCAAACTAAGAACAAGCTTTTGCTGAAGGATGTTAGAATATCAGTTTTAGACAACTATCAAG GTGAGGAATCCGACATCATTCTTTTATCCTTAGTCAGAAGCAACAACGAAAACAAAGCCGGCTTTTTACGTATACAAAATAGGGTATGCGTAGCTCTGTCCAGAGCTAGGGATGGCATGTATATAATGGGAAATATGTCTGTTTTGTTGGCATCTAAGAGCGAAAATGAG atttggcaaaaaatcaATGAGGTGTTAAAAAAGCAACTGGCAATCGGAAGCAAATTAACACTACGTTGTCAAGTGCACAACTACAGATACACGGAAGTGTCCAAAGCTAACGATTTCTACAAATTGATAGAAGGGGGTTGCGATTCATTGTGCGAAGCTGACCTGGCATGCGAGCACGTATGTAAACGATTGTGTCACATCCAGGATCGAGACCACAGTGCTTATAActgtttggaaaaatgtaaCAG AAACCTGTGCAACACTCTATCTCATCTATGTCAGAAGCACTGTTATGAGGAGTGCGGACCTTGCATGTATATAGTCCCCAGAGCATTGATAGATAGTTGCGGACATATAGTTGAAATACCCTGTTATATTGATCCAAGCACTTACAAGTGCTTAAAAGAAGTTCTCACTAAATTGCCTTGCGGTCACGAGACGAACAAACCGTGTTCGGTGGATCCCTTTCGGTTTACATGTCCATTCCCGTGTGATGTACGCGTAGAGCCATGCGGACATGCGTGCATAAGAAAATGCCATGTGCGGTGGGATCCGGATCATTTAGAG tacaaaTGTATGGAGCCTTGTGCAAGACCAAGAGTGGGGTGTTGTCAGATTGACAACCCTCATACTTGCACCAAGTTGTGTTATCAAGAATGCGAAGAATGcatgataaaaataaagaaacatcGCTCTTGTGGTCACGTCTTTCAAACACCTTGTTGCATAGACGTGGAGACCGTGGATTGCCAAAAGCCTTGTAAGCGGATACTGCCATGCGGGCATGTTTGTACAAGGAAGTGTTCCTTGAGTTGCTCATGCGACAAAATG GTTGAAAAAGTAATTGACGTGTGTCAGCACACCGTCAAAATCAAGTGCTCTGACGTTGCTGTGCGTGCACAttgcaaatcaaaattttgccCCAGATTGCTGTCTTGCGGGCACAAATGTCTCAATGCCTGCAAGGACCCATGCACTGAGATATGCAAGACTATCGTTGACTGCAATATACCCAGCCCTTGTGGGCATTACGTTAAAAAGATTCCTTGTTATTTGACAAAGAACA caaacgacgACATCTTGCTAAAAGCCTGCACTGAACCTTGTTTTACTGTATTAAAGTGTAAACACCCATGCACGGGCACATGCGGGAAATGTAGGCAGAGCAGGCTTCATAAGCGATGCACCGAAAAATGCGGTGTTCCGCTAGTGTGTAACCATGAGTGCGCTATTCCTTGTCGTGAAGCCTGCAAACCTTGCACCAGGCAGTGCGAAATACGGTGTCCACACTCCAAATGTAGCAAACAGTGCGGGGCACCGTGCACTCCTTGCAGTGCTCCCTGTTCCAGGAAATGTGAACATCAAAGATGCCAGAAAGCATGCGGAGAAATTTGCAATGTGAAACCTTGTACAGAAAA GTGCAAAAAACTCTTAAAGTGTAAACACCCGTGCGTAGGTTTTTGCGGTGATCCATGCCCGCATTTGTGTAGAGAATGTGACAAAGATGAACTAACCGAGACATTTTTCGGTACTGAAGACGAGGAAGACGCAACTTTCGTGCTTCTTGCAGACTGTAAACACGTGTTGGAGCACAGCGGTCTGGAGACTTGGCTAGATCAGAATTCTGATAGaatccaatttaaaacatGTCCTAA GTGTAAACAAGTTATCAACTCGACTCAAAGATATAGTGAGTACATTAAACAAGCTTGTCAAGATGTTATGAATGCCAAGATGGAATCCTATGGAAACAAAgatgaaaacgaagcattgaGGAAAAAACTTGAGGGAGAGGTACTATTACTCAAGAGTAAACATGAATATTGCTCTTTAAGTGAATCTATGAAATTGATGCAGCGTTTCCCTAAAAGAAAGATTG AAATAAACGATGTTTTACAAATGTTGGAAACTCGCCTACAGCGAGTTAGAAACAAGCGTGcccaacattttaataaaatggagTTAAATGCCATTCAGGTGAAAATACAAACATTTTCATATATTATTCAATGCTTTCGAGATGATACAGAACcagttttgaataaattcaaaCCAGGTAACGAGTCAATATCGCAGGTTCAGTTCTTGATTAAGATTTTATTGAACAACGATGATCATATTACCGATCAGGAGATCGAAGATTtacaaatagaaattaaaagaCTGTTCAGAATAGTTCAGTTCGAACGCTTAAAAATGATACTTCAGCCTGACcccttaaataaatatgccaTAAGCGCAGTTTACATAAACAGTAAAATAGTGCAACAAAGAGACAACATCCAACAAAAATTATTCGCTCCCATGCGATATTCTGATTTCTTGGACGAAACCATTAAAAAcgatttgcaaaattttgcaaCCATCACAAATGGTGCTACTGTAATAAGTGAAATAGAGACGATGGACATCGTTAGAGCTATTGGATTGTCCAAAGGGCATTGGTTTAAATGCCCAAACGGTCATCCCTACGTTATAGGAGAATGTGGTGGGGCAATGCAGACTAGCAAATGCTTTTGCGGAGCCGCTATAGGTGGAGCTAATCACCGTCTTTTACCTACTAATGAATTTGCTGGTGAAATAGATGGTGCTACAAGACATGCCTTTATAGGACCTCTTCATTAA